The Sardina pilchardus chromosome 24, fSarPil1.1, whole genome shotgun sequence nucleotide sequence aatctgtgtttgtgtacgatCTTCTAATGTGCATGTTTATGAGcgcattcattttttaatgtcCCACGCGTGTCTTTTCAGGACCTGCCGGTCAGCTCGCCAGAGCCTCTGGAAGGTCCCGAGCGGGAGGAGGTCGAGGAGGGGGCCgttggtggcggcggcggcggcgtccgcTCGGACAGCGAGGGCAGTGACTACACACCCGGCCGCAAGAAGAAGAAGCGCGGCAGTTCGaccaaagagaagaagaggagcagTGGCACCGTGGAGCGCAGTGGAGGGTCCTCCAGTGGCAAGAGGAAAGAGCCtgccgaggaggaagaggaggaggaagacgatgaCGATAGCTCGGTGAGTACTGGTTGGCTGAGCTTGAATCTTCGTTGAAGGTGCTGTCAAAATGTGTTCCTTGTCGGTGGAGGCAACTTTGATGTAAATGTAGTGTATAGTTAAACCCCCTTTAGCAGAAAACGTTTGCCATTAAGGCATTAATTCCATTCCAACTTAACCAACTGTAAGTCttgctttttattgttttgcaAAGAATCCTCTCTTGAAAAGGTTGAACGAGATCTAAAAGCTTTCCCAACATTAAAGCAGGCCACATTGTCCTTAAATCTTAAAGTTTGTAATCTCATTAGTGCCCCGGCACTTAGGCCAAGTAAGTAATTTGCATTAAACCTGGACTTGTCCCTTCAGGAGCCTAAGACCTCATCTCAGCTTCTGGACGACTGGGGTATGGAGGATATTGACCACGTCTTCAGTGAAGAGGACTACAGATCTCTCACGAATTACAAAGCCTTCAGCCAGTTTGTCAGGTATGGAACCTTTTGATTCTCTCTACGCAGCTTTTGCGTGCGTCACTGTTGGTGATGAGTGACTGGTTTTAGAGAAGCTAGTGTAATGCTCCACATCAGTAGACACTGCATCTTCTGACTCTCTGTCCTGACCTCATCTCTatgctccccctctcctcacagGCCTCTCATAGCAGCGAAGAACCCCAAGATCGCCGTGTCCAAGATGATGATGGTGCTCGGCGCCAAGTGGCGCGAGTTCAGCACCAAGAACCCCCTGCGAGGCTCGGCCACAGCCACCGCCGCGCTGGCAGCTGCGAACGTGGCCGCCGCCGTGGAGAGCATGGTGACCGAAGCGCCGGCGGCCACCCTCGCTCCCCCACCGCCCCCCGAACCACAGCCACCTCCAGCCCCTCCGCTCCGCAAGGCAAAGACAAAGGAGGGCAAAGGTGAGATGACTGGAAGACCCTTGAAGTTCACACGAGATCTACACCTGTGTGCTCAGGCACCAGTAACTTTAATATCAGTCTGATTTGGCTCAGTTGTAGTATTCAGGACATGTGCTCAGTTGGACGTACCACATCTGAGTTCTGTGGAACCTTGTTTAGAGTTCTGATTCTGAACACCCCGTCATTTCCCCCCAATAGGACCTAATGCTCGCAAGAAGTCCAAGCCAACCCCCAAAGCTCAGGAGAAGAAGAATGTAAAGGCCAAGAAGGTGGCTCCACTGAAGATCAAGTTGGGCGGCTTCAACAGCAAGAGGAAGCGCTCCTCGGTGagtgtttacagtaatttcctgtgtatatgCCGCACCGTGTATAacccgcaggacagtgttttatgcaaaaagaatacatattaataccatacacattaactgcccccatctattaacctcataactgaAGAAATATTGCTAAATcgatgtataagctgcggctaatagttgggaaattacgataTGGCTTGTTTAATGCTTTTCTTAGGGTAGAGAGAAGTCTTATCTGTCCAGTgtcacatttattttgtgtttctcaCCTTTACTTACGCACACTCTTGTCAGTTTGATCTCTCCTCCTGTCAGAGAAACATGGTGCATTAACAGATTTCTCCCACTCCGTCTGTCACCTTGTGTCCTGACAGAGCGAAGAGGATGAAGTGGACGTGGACAGTGACTTTGATGACGGCAGCATGAACAGCGTGTCCGTGTCGGACAGCTCCAACAGCCGCAGCAGCCGCTCCAAGAAGAAGCCCAAGCCcaccaagaagaagaagaagggtgaGTGTGCTGTATGTGACTAATACATATGGCAGAGATGTACTGTTGCGCTCTAGATGACGGTCTTTTTTAAACAGGTGCGTCAAAGCAAAAAGAACTCATGAGAAAGCTGGAAACGTTCACACTCTGAAAAATGCACCAGACTAAAGTAACTAAATGCTTTTACTGAAAGGgagcagacgtttcagccattaggctattctcaatgcgtcaatgagtcaaccacagacaTGCTATGAGTCAACTAATACATATGGATAATAATGATCTGTGACTAATATGTTTGAATTGAGTGGTCGCTTGTAGTTTAGTCCGTCTTCCTTGCGACTTGGCTCTGGTCAGTATGTCAAGGGAGCTTCAGGTTTTTTGACGTCCATCTTCACACTTGTCCTTTGCCCTGCCACAGTAGAGGAGGATGGCGATGGCTACGAGACTGATCACCAGGACTACTGCGAGGTGTGTCAACAGGGTGGGGAGATCATCCTCTGCGACACATGCCCCCGAGCATACCACATGGTGTGCCTGGACCCTGACATGGAGAAGGCCCCTGAGGGCACCTGGAGCTGCCCGCACTGCgtgagtctctcacacacacgcgcgcacacgcgcacacacacacacacacagacgtacacacacacacgcacccacacacgcacacaacggAAACCCCCTTGGTGCATCACGCCCATGCTAGAGTTCTTATGAACAGTTAAAACCATAATAGCCACATGTCACTCCACACAGTTGAGCGATCTTCTCCCGTAGTTTCCGTGCCAGTATGACGGGATAATTAATGGGTGATTCTCACACGAGAGATGAAGGATAAATGGCTTTTCACGCCACTGATGGGACTGATGATTATATTACTTCAGTATTAGCACTCCTCACTTGAGGTGTACagcatctttctctttccttgtATGTGCTGtcaccctctcattctctcctcctctgtattTCGCCTCCTCTCAGGAGAAGGAGGGCATCCAGTGGGAGGCGCGTGAGGAGGGCTCGGAGGCCGAGGAGGAGATCGAGGCGGCCGCCGAGGAGGACGACCACCACATGGAGTACTGCCGCGTGTGCAAGGACGGCGGCGAGCTGCTCTGCTGCGACTCCTGCCCCTCGTCCTACCACATCCACTGTCTCAACCCGCCGCTGCCCGAGATCCCCAACGGAGAATGGATCTGCCCGCGCTGCTTGGTGAGAACAGCCATCACACATCTCAGACAGAGTTACAttaaagatcattaagggcggagcaagatactttatgagaagccacttcctggaacccgaatcgcaagagggagggggggcaaaatccccctttacgcagagctgttccattgaagtcttaTGTGCATGACacccccctttatgcagaggaattggtccccgttttgcgcccatagacatgaactacgaagaagtatcttgctccaccttaaggatctttgattacATTGACGGGCAACTGAATGAACTTAGCGCGTTGAAGCGCATGTTTTCTGTGTGGCCATAAAACTGgattgtgtcttgtgtgtttccaGTGTCCGGCCCTGAAGGGTAAGGTGCAGAAGATCCTCACGTGGCGTTGGGGTGACCCTCCACCCCCGACCCCCGTACCCCGCCCTCCTGATCTCCCtgctgaccagccagacccttCCCCATTGGCTGGCCGCCCAGAGAGGGAGTTCTTCGCCAAGTGGCACAACATGTCCTACTGGCATTGCTCCTGGGTGTCGGAGCTACAGGTAAGCCCACCTGGATGCGTGAAGACACATCTTGCATATTTCCGCACGTAGTCCTGTGGATCATGCGCTCTCTTTGGTTGACCTACAAGTAAATCTAATAAAAGCATCTACATTGTACCAGTCTTAAGTAAATGCATGATGACACTCTTCCATGCCGTCTAATTCCTCTCAGTGGTTTTATAATTAGTAAATGTTTCACTTCTGTCGATTGACTTGATGACTGAGTTGAACGTTTTAAATTGAGTCCATTTTCTCTCGCCTTCCCCATCCAGCTGGAGCTGCACTGTCAGGTGATGTTCCGTAACTACCAGCGCAAGAACGACATGGACGAGCCCCCGCCCATTGACTTTGGTGTTGAGGGTGAGGAGGACAAGAGTGACAAACGCAAGAACAAAGACCCCGTCTATGCACGGATGGAGGAGAGATTCTACCGCTACGGCATCAAGATGGAGTGGATGATGATCCACCGCATTCTCAACCACAGGTGAGaacaacgcacgcacgcacgcacgcacgcacgcacgcacgcacgcacgcacgcacgcacgcacgcacgcacgcacacacacacacacacagtgttaaagCAGCAGCTGGTTAGCCCAGTCGGAAGATAACAAGGGAAAGGTGAGATGACAAGGTTGACTAACGTCtaatctctccttctgtctccccgcatcccccccccccgcccccttctCCCGTGTGTGCAGTGCGGACAAAAAGAACAACGTGCACTACCTGATTAAGTGGAAGGACCTGGCCTATGACCAGGCCTCCTGGGAGGCTGAGGACATGGACGTCCCCGAGTTCGACACTTATAAACTCCAGTACTGGCACCACAGGTATGCATTGACATAACAGGTTTATGAATACGCCACATCTTCACAGAGGCagttcaaagtgctttacatagatAATTTGTAAATAACAGATGATGATTAGAAGGAAGAACTATGCATAAAATTACATgataaaaaatacataaaagaaTAGTCTGTTCTAAtggtctgtgattgtgtgtattaGGGAACTGATGATGGGAGATGAGGGAAGGCCTGGCAAGAAGCTGAAGATTAAGGGCAAAATGAAGAGGCTTGACCGACCTCCTGAGAACCCAGTGGTGGATGTAAGTGTGTGAACATGAAAATACGGGTGCAAAATAGTCCATCCAACTATTTTAGATATTGTGCGCCTGCCCTAAAAGTGCTTatgttttattgtttgtgtgtttgtgtttttgtcccATACAGCCCACCATCAAGTTTGAACGCCAGCCGGAGTACCTGGACTCTACGGGTGGTACCCTTCATCCATACCAGCTGGAGGGTCTCAACTGGCTTCGCTTCTCCTGGGCACAGGGCACTGACACCATCCTGGCCGATGAGATGGGTCTGGGAAAGACTGTGCAGACTGCTGTgttcctctactctctctacaaggaggtacgtgtgtgtgtgtttgtgagagagagagcaagggatcTGATGCTTTGTAGGTCTAAACTGATATCGTAGTCAGACAACTTTATTATTTCTTTGGGGGCTAGAAACATGTAGCACTTTTCTTAATGGATTTGTCTTTTTCATTTCTGTCTGTATTTACAAGCGGAGTACTGACCATTTAAAGCAAGCATACTCTAAGAGCTTTTCTGAACTTGGACCTTCTATTTCTGAAAATGTTGGCTGATCTATTCACGTACAGCTGCTGTGGTGCTGTGGTTCAAAAAGCTTTTGCTATAGAACAATTGGACACGTCGTAGCCTGCATTTTATATACTctggttttattttcatttcattctcaAAATGAAAGCCAGAGTTCCTCAAAATGTTTGTCAGGTTGTCATGCAACATGACGAGCCCATGGCTCTGAGACCACAATTCCGCCTCAGTTCTCCCATTATAATCCCGCTTTTAATCAGCCGTCTCCTAGCCGAAAACTCAGTGGTTATTATAATGCCATGTGTGCTCAGCTTTTCACGCAACGTTATCCTCCGTAAACATCCCTCTTATCTGAGCTGACTTTGGGGAGTTTTATACGCTTGTTATATATGCTTTATGTGTTTTATATCCATTTCATTTGATACGGTGTTGATGAATGTGGCGTTATACTTATGCTATGGGCTGCGTAAGAGCGTAATCCAGAAAATCAGTGGCCACATTTTGTTTGTCAAGCTTGAATGGTTCTGGCCCTGAGCCAGCATGGAGATACTTCTGCCACCTACTGGTGAAACTTGAGACTGGAAtacagttttcttttctttttttcttttttttttggcgtgTCGGTCTCTGTCAAATTATGTCGTTCAGTTTTAAAGTTGACAACACCAGCCTTTACACTTCACTTTTGGTCAATTTTAAAGGATCCTGGAATTATCCCTGAGAATgaccttttcccttttttgctcTTTCCACCTCCAGGGTCACTCTAAGGGACCGTTCCTGGTGAGCGCCCCCCTGTCCACTATCATAAACTGGGAACGTGAGTTTGAGCTCTGGGCCCCAGACATGTACGTGGTCACCTATGTGGGTGACAAAGACAGCAGGGCTGTCATCCGTGAGAACGAGTTCTCCTTTGAGGACAACGCCATCCGCAGCGGCAAGAAGGCCTCTCGGATGAAGGTGAGGAGGGCAAGGGGTGAAGGGGGCACTTCAAAAAAGTCTAACCATAATTTGTAGACTCTTTCAATTGCATATGCATTCATAAGGCACCTTATGATAACTTGGTTTTAATATTAAAGTCAATATTTTGTAGAGCATTATGCTAAAGTCTGTATCATTTTCACTTCAAAGTATCAAAGTCGGTTTTGAACGTTTAAATTGGAAATCCTCTTGTAACAGATTGGAGAGGTCTATAGAATAACTAAAGATGCCATGGTTGTGGGTGCGGTTTTCCTTGCAGAGTCTCATTCCTTGTCCTGTCTATCGATTTGACTTCGAATGGTTCtcctgactctttttttcccccctccccgtCTTTAGAAAGAGGCACAGGTGAAGTTCCATGTCCTGCTGACGTCGTACGAGCTGATCACCATCGACATGGCCATCCTTGGCTCCATCGAATGGGCCTGTCTGGTGGTGGACGAAGCCCATAGACTGAAGAACAACCAGTCCAAGGTGAGTTCATGCCTCAATGTAATACAGCCGGTCTTCTTTATGTGTGAGTTTAATGACTAAGAATGGGTACTACTGATCTAAATAATGAGCATAATAATAGCATGCTTATGAAATTAGCGTGAATAAATCTTTAAGCATTTCAAGATCATCAGCTACATGTAGAATCCCTGAATGAACTGAATTAACTCTATATTGTGCTCCTCTCTCTAGTTCTTCAGGGTGCTGAATAACTACCCTCTCCAACACAAGCTGCTGTTGACCGGAACACCTCTGCAGAATAACCTGGAAGAGCTCTTCCATCTGCTTAACTTCCTCACGCCTGAGAGATtccagtaagtgtgtgtgtgtgtgtgtgtgtgtgtgcgagagagagagagagagagagagaactgcctTTAATCTGTATTATGGCTTTGCCAAAAACCCTAGAGGTATTGTACTGAAATTATGTACAGAAGCTAATCTTAACTGCTCACCCTCTTTGTATATCAGTAACCTTGAGGGCTTCTTGGAAGAGTTTGCCGACATTGCCAAGGAAGACCAGATCAAGAAGCTGCACGACATGCTGGGTCCCCACATGTTGCGTAGGTTGAAGGCGGACGTCTTCAAACACATGCCCTCAAAGACGGAGCTCATCGTCCGAGTTGAGCTGAGTCCAATGCAAAAGTACGTGAAAGAGGGTCGATGGCAGTGTTGAATAGAACACTGAATAGAAAATATTCACACTTATCAAAATATCCACTCAAGAAGACATTAGTGGAGACTACGGTTTATTTGAAGTGGTTTAAAATGTGACCTGTCTCTACAGGAAATACTACAAGTTCATCTTGACTCGCAACTTTGAGGCCTTGAACACCCGTGGAGGTGGTAATCAGGTATCCCTGCTCAACGTGGTGATGGACCTAAAGAAATGCTGCAACCACCCCTTCCTGTTTCCGGCAGCTGCAATGGTATGAACCATAATCATGTGAACTATTGTCATGGAACATACCATGTAATATTTGCATCGGAAAATTTGAATGAAAGTGTGCTACAAATTAAGACAGTGTTAAACTTGTGATGGATGTTCCCAAACAGGAAGCTCCAAAGATGCCCAATGGCATGTACGAAGGTAATGCCTTGACCAAAGCTGCTGGAAAGCTGTTCCTGCTGCAAAAGATGCTTAGAAAACTCAAGGACGGTGGACACAGAGTGCTTATTTTCTCTCAGGTATGACTGTGTGTAGCAAATGTGTTTTAACTTACATACATTTACTAATCGAAACATGTTTGCTTTTCTATAGTGTTACGCTGCATACATTTTTGTTAACATTTTGACCAACAGTTTTAGAGGCACTAACCTGTTGGTATATTCTTCCCAGATGACCAAAATGTTGGACCTGCTGGAAGACTTCCTAGAAAACGAAGGCTACAAGTATGAGCGTATCGATGGAAGCGTCACTGGAGGCATGAGACAGGAAGCCATCGATCGCTTCAACTGTAAGAATTCCTCATTATATCTTAGTCTCTTAGCTGTCTAACTCCCTCATATTTCAAACTGAGTGAACTAGCATTCTCCAGCTGCATTACTAGACATTGTAAAGCTTGGTTTACACCAAACCTGGTTTGTCCAAGTTGCGTTGCTACGGCATCAGTTATCAGAGTTCCGTCTGATTCATGTGCTTTGGTAACGTTCTGTGTTCTCCTCCAGCACCGGGTGCAATCCAGTTTGCCTTCCTGCTGTCCACCAGGGCTGGTGGTCTGGGTATCAACTTGGCCACTGCTGACACTGTTGTCATCTACGACTCCGACTGGAACCCTCACAACGACATTCAGGTCGGTGACTGCACCTTTGGCTGATTTTTAGAGCTTTTTGTGGCTTTACGTTGATGTTGATCCCCCTCTGAAATTATAagataaaaagtaaaaaaaaaaaattaaatgatgTTAATCTTTTCTGCCCTATTCTCACCCTCGTCACCAGGCTTTCAGCAGAGCTCACCGTATTGGCCAAAACAGGAAGGTGATGATCTACCGTTTCGTCACCAAGGCCTCAGTGGAGGAGCGAATTACTCAGGTACGAGAAATTCACAACTCACAATTCTCAGATATTGTGCTCCAGGCAAAAAGCCACGCCTCCATGATACCTGGCAACACTTCTGATCTGTTTTTTCCATGTATATATTTCAGGTGGCCAAGAAAAAGATGATGTTGACCCATTTGGTGGTGCGTCCAGGTCTTGGCTCCAAAACAGGGTCCATGTCCAAACAGGAACTGGATGACATTCTGAAGTTCGGAACAGAAGAACTTTTCAAGGATGAGCTAGCAGATGGTTAGAAATCAATCATCACCCAGCTCGAAGCAGAAAAACAGTCATATAGAAAAATTAAATTAAGTTCTCAGTCacatacaacaaacacacaactattttttttttttcttcgcagGAGAGAACAAAGAGGAGGACAGCAGTGTCATCCACTATGATGAAAAGGCCATTGACCGGCTCCTAGACCGCAACCAGGACGCCACTGATGACGATACTGAGATCCAGAGCATGAACGAGTACCTGAGCTCCTTCAAGGTGGCCCAGTATGTGGTGAAGGATGAAGACGAGGAGGTCAGTGCTCAGTAAATTAGCATACAGCTCTAAACAAGCCCAGAGAGGTTACACTAGAGAAGATGGATAGATactctttattgtcctataaaggatattcttcttcacacatgttATTCCATTCCATAGAAGATGGCAGCATTTGATGATAACATACGTCTcatacacatctcacacacatctcacatctcacatacacatcacatataGCATCTAACATAGAAGTTAGTTGAAGTTGAATATATTCTATGTTTTGTATGGTTTTAAGCTTTTAGTTAGGTTAGAAAGAATCTATGGGCATAAGAGATCATCACATCATGGCTTTGGGAATGGCGTATCAATCATACTTGTGACCAAGCAGTCATCGCCAAACTGTTTTTTACAATGTTTGTTCTCTCGATCTGTTTTCAGGAAGAAGAGGTGCAGCGTGAGATTATTAAACAGGAGGAAAGTGTGGACCCAGATTACTGGGAAAAGCTGCTGCGCCATCACtatgagcagcagcaggaagacCTAGCCCGCAATTTGGGCAAAGGCAAACGTATCCGCAAGCAGGTCAACTACAACGATGGCTCCCAGGAGGACCGAGGTAGTAGACGGGGTAACAAACGGCGCTGCGCGGCATTATTACTACTTTCTAACCCTCCccct carries:
- the chd4a gene encoding chromodomain-helicase-DNA-binding protein 4a isoform X5 — protein: MSGSEDERDDFGHTEKRSMIQDEEELEEDMSEGEAPKVKKKKKAKKSKESKSSKRQRQRREDLPVSSPEPLEGPEREEVEEGAVGGGGGGVRSDSEGSDYTPGRKKKKRGSSTKEKKRSSGTVERSGGSSSGKRKEPAEEEEEEEDDDDSSEPKTSSQLLDDWGMEDIDHVFSEEDYRSLTNYKAFSQFVRPLIAAKNPKIAVSKMMMVLGAKWREFSTKNPLRGSATATAALAAANVAAAVESMVTEAPAATLAPPPPPEPQPPPAPPLRKAKTKEGKGPNARKKSKPTPKAQEKKNVKAKKVAPLKIKLGGFNSKRKRSSSEEDEVDVDSDFDDGSMNSVSVSDSSNSRSSRSKKKPKPTKKKKKEEDGDGYETDHQDYCEVCQQGGEIILCDTCPRAYHMVCLDPDMEKAPEGTWSCPHCEKEGIQWEAREEGSEAEEEIEAAAEEDDHHMEYCRVCKDGGELLCCDSCPSSYHIHCLNPPLPEIPNGEWICPRCLCPALKGKVQKILTWRWGDPPPPTPVPRPPDLPADQPDPSPLAGRPEREFFAKWHNMSYWHCSWVSELQLELHCQVMFRNYQRKNDMDEPPPIDFGVEGEEDKSDKRKNKDPVYARMEERFYRYGIKMEWMMIHRILNHSADKKNNVHYLIKWKDLAYDQASWEAEDMDVPEFDTYKLQYWHHRELMMGDEGRPGKKLKIKGKMKRLDRPPENPVVDPTIKFERQPEYLDSTGGTLHPYQLEGLNWLRFSWAQGTDTILADEMGLGKTVQTAVFLYSLYKEGHSKGPFLVSAPLSTIINWEREFELWAPDMYVVTYVGDKDSRAVIRENEFSFEDNAIRSGKKASRMKKEAQVKFHVLLTSYELITIDMAILGSIEWACLVVDEAHRLKNNQSKFFRVLNNYPLQHKLLLTGTPLQNNLEELFHLLNFLTPERFHNLEGFLEEFADIAKEDQIKKLHDMLGPHMLRRLKADVFKHMPSKTELIVRVELSPMQKKYYKFILTRNFEALNTRGGGNQVSLLNVVMDLKKCCNHPFLFPAAAMEAPKMPNGMYEGNALTKAAGKLFLLQKMLRKLKDGGHRVLIFSQMTKMLDLLEDFLENEGYKYERIDGSVTGGMRQEAIDRFNSPGAIQFAFLLSTRAGGLGINLATADTVVIYDSDWNPHNDIQAFSRAHRIGQNRKVMIYRFVTKASVEERITQVAKKKMMLTHLVVRPGLGSKTGSMSKQELDDILKFGTEELFKDELADGENKEEDSSVIHYDEKAIDRLLDRNQDATDDDTEIQSMNEYLSSFKVAQYVVKDEDEEEEEVQREIIKQEESVDPDYWEKLLRHHYEQQQEDLARNLGKGKRIRKQVNYNDGSQEDRDWQDDQSDNQSDYSVASEEGDEDFDERIEANSRRPNRKGLRNDKDKPLPPLLARVGGNIEVLGFNARQRKAFLNAVMRYGMPPQDAFTTQWLVRDLRGKSEKEFKAYVSLFMRHLCEPGADGAETFADGVPREGLSRQHVLTRIGVMSLIRKKVQEFEEVNGQWSMPWMMELEESKKAAAAAAAAQPESPGKTPSTGTPADTQPNTPAPVGADDASKTEDANKDADEEKEQKKEGDVEKNGKETKPEESEVIAIPDEEEKPSAEQKDKEPEKKEADGATETDKDKADNGEEKKEKEKEKEKEKEEKEKEKDKEEGEKEKEEGEKVEKSGEASEEKAAADSKPEGPNGKVEDAEVKAEDKKEDKPEKMDTTPAPDKKDAKDEKEVVKTEEPAKLQNGDTATPGATPGASEEKKKTTTKTRFMFNIADGGFTELHSLWQNEERAATVTKKTNEIWHRRHDYWLLAGIIQHGYARWQDIQNDVRFAILNEPFKGEMNRGNFLEIKNKFLARRFKLLEQALVIEEQLRRAAYLNMTEDPSHPSMALNTRFSEVECLAESHQHLSKESMSGNKPANAVLHKVLKQLEELLSDMKADVTRLPATIARIPPVAVRLQMSERNILSRLASRGPETQSQQVSQQ
- the chd4a gene encoding chromodomain-helicase-DNA-binding protein 4a isoform X2; translated protein: MSGSEDERDDFGHTEKRSMIQDEEELEEDMSEGEAPKVKKKKKAKKSKESKSSKRQRQRREDLPVSSPEPLEGPEREEVEEGAVGGGGGGVRSDSEGSDYTPGRKKKKRGSSTKEKKRSSGTVERSGGSSSGKRKEPAEEEEEEEDDDDSSEPKTSSQLLDDWGMEDIDHVFSEEDYRSLTNYKAFSQFVRPLIAAKNPKIAVSKMMMVLGAKWREFSTKNPLRGSATATAALAAANVAAAVESMVTEAPAATLAPPPPPEPQPPPAPPLRKAKTKEGKGPNARKKSKPTPKAQEKKNVKAKKVAPLKIKLGGFNSKRKRSSSEEDEVDVDSDFDDGSMNSVSVSDSSNSRSSRSKKKPKPTKKKKKEEDGDGYETDHQDYCEVCQQGGEIILCDTCPRAYHMVCLDPDMEKAPEGTWSCPHCEKEGIQWEAREEGSEAEEEIEAAAEEDDHHMEYCRVCKDGGELLCCDSCPSSYHIHCLNPPLPEIPNGEWICPRCLCPALKGKVQKILTWRWGDPPPPTPVPRPPDLPADQPDPSPLAGRPEREFFAKWHNMSYWHCSWVSELQLELHCQVMFRNYQRKNDMDEPPPIDFGVEGEEDKSDKRKNKDPVYARMEERFYRYGIKMEWMMIHRILNHSADKKNNVHYLIKWKDLAYDQASWEAEDMDVPEFDTYKLQYWHHRELMMGDEGRPGKKLKIKGKMKRLDRPPENPVVDPTIKFERQPEYLDSTGGTLHPYQLEGLNWLRFSWAQGTDTILADEMGLGKTVQTAVFLYSLYKEGHSKGPFLVSAPLSTIINWEREFELWAPDMYVVTYVGDKDSRAVIRENEFSFEDNAIRSGKKASRMKKEAQVKFHVLLTSYELITIDMAILGSIEWACLVVDEAHRLKNNQSKFFRVLNNYPLQHKLLLTGTPLQNNLEELFHLLNFLTPERFHNLEGFLEEFADIAKEDQIKKLHDMLGPHMLRRLKADVFKHMPSKTELIVRVELSPMQKKYYKFILTRNFEALNTRGGGNQVSLLNVVMDLKKCCNHPFLFPAAAMEAPKMPNGMYEGNALTKAAGKLFLLQKMLRKLKDGGHRVLIFSQMTKMLDLLEDFLENEGYKYERIDGSVTGGMRQEAIDRFNSPGAIQFAFLLSTRAGGLGINLATADTVVIYDSDWNPHNDIQAFSRAHRIGQNRKVMIYRFVTKASVEERITQVAKKKMMLTHLVVRPGLGSKTGSMSKQELDDILKFGTEELFKDELADGENKEEDSSVIHYDEKAIDRLLDRNQDATDDDTEIQSMNEYLSSFKVAQYVVKDEDEEEEEVQREIIKQEESVDPDYWEKLLRHHYEQQQEDLARNLGKGKRIRKQVNYNDGSQEDRGSRRDWQDDQSDNQSDYSVASEEGDEDFDERIEANSRRPNRKGLRNDKDKPLPPLLARVGGNIEVLGFNARQRKAFLNAVMRYGMPPQDAFTTQWLVRDLRGKSEKEFKAYVSLFMRHLCEPGADGAETFADGVPREGLSRQHVLTRIGVMSLIRKKVQEFEEVNGQWSMPWMMELEESKKAAAAAAAAQPESPGKTPSTGTPADTQPNTPAPVGADDASKTEDANKDADEEKEQKKEGDVEKNGKETKPEESEVIAIPDEEEKPSAEQKDKEPEKKEADGATETDKDKADNGEEKKEKEKEKEKEKEEKEKEKDKEEGEKEKEEGEKVEKSGEASEEKAAADSKPEGPNGKVEDAEVKAEDKKEDKPEKMDTTPAPDKKDAKDEKEVVKTEEPAKLQNGDTATPGATPGASEEKKKTTTKTRFMFNIADGGFTELHSLWQNEERAATVTKKTNEIWHRRHDYWLLAGIIQHGYARWQDIQNDVRFAILNEPFKGEMNRGNFLEIKNKFLARRFKLLEQALVIEEQLRRAAYLNMTEDPSHPSMALNTRFSEVECLAESHQHLSKESMSGNKPANAVLHKVLKQLEELLSDMKADVTRLPATIARIPPVAVRLQMSERNILSRLASRGPETQSQQVSQQ